A single region of the Deltaproteobacteria bacterium genome encodes:
- a CDS encoding dienelactone hydrolase family protein, translating into MTTPERDLTKHDDLGDFEARELTFLGETKRVFVAGKGPAVIVMAEMPGISPHVARFARWVTGAGFTVWMPDLFGRAGAPATMARAVGTMLRCCVSREFKAFAANESSPVIDWLRALAAHAFPLCGGKGVGAIGMCFTGNFALSLMLEPAVLAPVLSQPSLPMGRAGGMHISPSELAQVKARMEREDLTVLAYRFEGDSFCKAERFAAYQAALGDRFVARVLPDSAANPDAQMKNPHSVVTIHLIDREGEPTAKARDEILAFFKTRLS; encoded by the coding sequence ATGACGACTCCCGAACGCGACCTCACGAAACACGACGACCTCGGCGACTTCGAAGCCCGCGAGCTCACGTTCCTTGGCGAAACGAAGCGCGTGTTCGTCGCGGGCAAGGGGCCTGCGGTGATCGTGATGGCCGAGATGCCCGGCATCTCGCCGCACGTCGCGCGCTTCGCGCGCTGGGTGACGGGTGCGGGCTTCACGGTGTGGATGCCCGACTTGTTCGGCCGCGCGGGCGCGCCCGCCACGATGGCGCGCGCGGTCGGCACGATGCTGCGCTGCTGTGTGAGCCGCGAGTTCAAGGCGTTCGCGGCGAATGAGTCGAGCCCCGTGATCGACTGGCTGCGCGCGCTCGCCGCGCACGCGTTCCCGCTGTGCGGCGGCAAGGGCGTGGGCGCGATCGGCATGTGCTTCACCGGCAACTTCGCGCTCTCGCTGATGCTCGAGCCCGCCGTGCTCGCGCCAGTGCTCTCGCAGCCCTCGCTGCCGATGGGCCGCGCGGGCGGCATGCACATCTCGCCGAGCGAGCTCGCGCAGGTGAAGGCGCGCATGGAGCGCGAAGACCTGACCGTGCTCGCGTATCGCTTCGAAGGCGACTCGTTCTGCAAAGCCGAGCGCTTCGCCGCTTATCAGGCCGCGCTCGGCGATCGCTTCGTCGCGCGCGTGCTGCCCGATTCCGCCGCGAATCCCGACGCGCAGATGAAGAACCCCCACAGCGTGGTGACGATTCACCTGATCGACCGCGAGGGCGAGCCCACGGCGAAGGCGCGGGACGAGATCCTCGCCTTCTTCAAGACGCGGCTCAGCTGA
- a CDS encoding cytochrome P450, with the protein MDAQLRLEDVDFGLHELPGESLYDVLRRFRERGPIQPTRFLGLPSFVITSYDALHAAFLDEHVLPGHRMYQASFEPAVGKSFISDPDPASHLLFRKLATPAFRSRAVASYEESGLAALANELVDRLARRDELDLVRDFTARFPYLVISRLLGLPRDREDEFHGWAIALFAFRGDPAGALAAKQSLTEFLLPLLEERRRRPQNDVLSELLAAEVEGRRLSDEQVLSHIRLLFPTGGETTHGALANLLAALLLRDGAWQALCREPHKIPAAVAEGLRFDTSIAVLPRLTRSEPTRFRGVDFAPDTWVLFAIAGANRDPAIVASPDHFDIDRVQPPNLTFGRGAKSCPGMHLARRNMAVALETLTRRMPDLALVDREAALPRKTVLRAPAALRVRRRG; encoded by the coding sequence TTGGACGCGCAGCTGCGCCTCGAGGATGTGGACTTCGGCCTGCACGAGCTGCCGGGAGAGTCACTGTACGACGTGCTGCGCCGCTTTCGCGAGCGCGGGCCGATCCAGCCGACGCGCTTCCTCGGGCTCCCGAGCTTCGTGATCACCAGCTACGACGCGCTGCACGCGGCCTTCCTCGACGAGCACGTGCTGCCCGGCCACCGCATGTATCAGGCTTCGTTCGAGCCGGCGGTCGGGAAGAGCTTCATTTCGGACCCCGACCCCGCGAGCCATCTGCTCTTTCGCAAGCTCGCGACGCCCGCGTTCCGTTCGCGCGCCGTCGCCAGCTACGAGGAGTCGGGTCTCGCTGCGCTCGCGAACGAGCTCGTCGATCGTTTGGCTCGTCGCGACGAGCTCGATCTCGTGCGCGACTTCACGGCGCGCTTTCCGTATCTCGTCATCAGCCGCCTGCTCGGTTTGCCGCGCGACCGCGAGGACGAGTTCCACGGCTGGGCGATCGCGCTCTTCGCGTTCCGCGGGGATCCGGCGGGAGCGCTCGCGGCCAAGCAGTCGCTGACCGAGTTCCTGCTTCCGCTGCTCGAGGAGCGCAGGCGGCGCCCACAGAACGACGTGCTCTCCGAGCTGCTCGCGGCCGAGGTCGAGGGCCGCCGGCTCTCGGACGAGCAGGTGCTTTCGCACATCCGTCTGCTCTTCCCGACGGGTGGCGAGACGACGCATGGCGCGCTCGCGAACTTGCTCGCGGCGCTGCTGCTTCGCGACGGCGCGTGGCAGGCGCTGTGTCGCGAGCCGCACAAGATTCCCGCCGCCGTCGCCGAGGGGTTGCGCTTCGACACGTCGATCGCGGTGCTGCCCCGCCTCACGCGCTCCGAGCCGACGCGCTTTCGTGGCGTCGATTTTGCCCCCGACACGTGGGTGCTGTTCGCCATCGCAGGCGCGAATCGCGACCCCGCCATCGTGGCGAGCCCCGACCACTTCGACATCGACCGCGTGCAGCCGCCGAATCTCACCTTCGGCCGCGGCGCGAAGAGTTGCCCAGGCATGCACCTCGCGCGCCGCAACATGGCGGTGGCGCTGGAGACGTTGACGCGGCGCATGCCCGACCTCGCGCTCGTCGACCGCGAGGCCGCGCTGCCTCGCAAGACGGTGCTGCGCGCTCCCGCGGCGCTGCGCGTCCGGCGTCGCGGCTGA
- a CDS encoding DEAD/DEAH box helicase has translation MSDPESAPASGFAALGLDSDLADALAALGYEEPTAIQRESIPPLLAGRDLLGQAATGTGKTAAFALPIVQRIVMSIPEPNRPRALVLVPTRELAMQVAEALHRYGRAKHATVLPIYGGQHIGQQLRALQRGAEVVVATPGRALDHIERGTLDLASVQLVVLDEADEMLDMGFADDLDAILKRTPQHRQTALFSATLPKRILAIAERHLRDPVRIAIAPARARAGEAPRVRQTAYVVARPHKHAALGRVLDMESPTSAIVFCRTRLEVDELAEAMNARGYRAEALHGGFAQEQRDRVMKRFRSGAADLLIATDVAARGLDIEHLSHVFNYDVPTEADAYVHRIGRTGRAGREGVAITFVEPREHRLLRNIQFATKHKIAVATLPTVNDLRNRRLELTRAALRDAVESGELDSFRKLVEDLASELDPLDVAAAAVKLAHQATHDEEGARADEQDIPTPRVHEPHERVPARGRGARDFAPRGDERAPQRRGSQRRDEGGRDPRAWDRVRLFINAGRAAGLRPADIVGAIANEAGVPGSAIGAIEITDGFSLVEVPADAAQVVIDALRGSKIRGKRVLVKRDGER, from the coding sequence ATGTCCGACCCCGAATCTGCCCCCGCCTCCGGCTTCGCCGCGCTCGGCCTCGACTCCGATCTCGCGGACGCGCTCGCCGCGCTGGGATACGAGGAGCCGACGGCGATCCAGCGCGAGTCGATTCCGCCGCTGCTCGCGGGGCGCGATCTGTTAGGTCAAGCCGCGACCGGCACGGGCAAGACCGCGGCGTTCGCGCTGCCGATCGTGCAGCGCATCGTGATGAGCATCCCGGAGCCGAATCGCCCGCGCGCGCTCGTGCTGGTGCCCACGCGCGAGCTCGCGATGCAGGTCGCCGAGGCGCTGCATCGCTACGGACGCGCGAAGCACGCAACGGTGCTGCCGATCTACGGCGGCCAGCACATCGGGCAGCAGCTGCGCGCGCTGCAGCGCGGCGCGGAAGTCGTCGTCGCGACGCCGGGGCGCGCGCTCGATCACATCGAGCGCGGCACGCTCGACCTCGCGAGCGTTCAGCTCGTCGTGCTCGACGAAGCCGACGAGATGCTCGACATGGGCTTCGCCGACGACCTCGACGCGATCCTGAAGCGCACGCCGCAGCACCGCCAAACCGCGCTGTTCTCCGCCACGCTGCCCAAGCGCATCCTCGCGATCGCGGAGCGGCACCTGCGCGATCCGGTGCGCATCGCGATCGCCCCCGCGCGAGCGCGTGCCGGTGAGGCGCCGCGCGTGCGGCAGACGGCATACGTCGTGGCGCGCCCGCACAAGCACGCGGCGCTCGGGCGCGTGCTCGACATGGAGTCGCCCACTTCCGCGATCGTGTTCTGCCGCACGCGCCTCGAGGTCGACGAGCTGGCCGAGGCGATGAACGCGCGCGGGTATCGCGCGGAGGCGCTGCACGGCGGCTTCGCGCAGGAGCAGCGCGACCGCGTGATGAAGCGCTTCCGCAGCGGCGCGGCCGACCTGCTCATCGCGACCGACGTGGCCGCGCGCGGGCTCGACATCGAGCACCTGAGCCACGTCTTCAACTACGACGTTCCCACCGAGGCCGACGCGTACGTGCACCGCATCGGCCGCACTGGGCGCGCGGGGCGCGAAGGCGTCGCGATCACCTTCGTCGAGCCGCGCGAGCACCGCCTGCTGCGCAACATCCAGTTCGCGACGAAGCACAAGATCGCGGTGGCGACGCTGCCCACGGTGAATGATCTGCGCAATCGCCGGCTCGAGCTGACGCGCGCCGCGCTGCGCGATGCGGTCGAATCCGGCGAGCTCGACTCGTTCCGCAAGCTCGTCGAGGACCTCGCCTCCGAGCTCGACCCGCTCGACGTCGCCGCCGCCGCGGTGAAGCTCGCGCATCAAGCCACGCATGACGAGGAAGGCGCGCGCGCCGACGAGCAGGACATTCCCACGCCGCGCGTGCACGAGCCTCACGAGCGCGTCCCCGCGCGAGGGCGCGGCGCGCGCGACTTCGCGCCGCGCGGAGACGAACGCGCGCCGCAGCGACGTGGGTCGCAGCGGCGCGACGAAGGCGGGCGCGATCCGCGCGCGTGGGATCGCGTGCGCCTCTTCATCAACGCGGGCCGCGCTGCGGGGCTGCGGCCTGCGGACATCGTGGGCGCGATTGCGAACGAGGCGGGCGTGCCGGGCTCGGCGATCGGCGCGATCGAGATCACCGACGGTTTCTCGCTCGTCGAGGTGCCGGCCGACGCGGCGCAGGTCGTGATCGACGCGCTGCGCGGCTCGAAGATCCGCGGCAAGCGCGTGCTCGTGAAGCGCGACGGCGAGCGCTGA